Proteins from a single region of Nerophis ophidion isolate RoL-2023_Sa linkage group LG10, RoL_Noph_v1.0, whole genome shotgun sequence:
- the LOC133560568 gene encoding uncharacterized protein LOC133560568, with translation MAREEEAPCKEDDLGTATSVTDVKADAPGKEDDQYMATSVADVELDAPGEEDGQGTATSVADVEVGASAASSWRAWKLQTKKVWVLHPMQTRVQQAKTVRVLQPKQVASSWRQAASSWKQALEQQTKPALELGASAEEQELVLTPAEVQALVPAEEQGLVSAGEQALVLAGVQALVPAGVQVLVPAGVQVLEWNPALCQVLECDPAQSPVLEWNPAKSQVLEWDPDLD, from the coding sequence aTGGCAAGGGAGGAGGAAGCGCCCTGCAAGGAGGacgacctgggcacggccacatccgtgaccGACGTGAAGGCGGATGCGCCCGGCAAGGAGGACGACCAGTAcatggccacatccgtggccgacgtggagttGGATGCACCCGGCGAGGAGGACGGCCAGGGCACGGCCACgtccgtggccgacgtggaggtgggCGCATCGGCCGCATCGTCATGGCGGGCTTGGAAGCTGCAGACAAAGAAGGTGTGGGTACTGCACCCAATGCAGACCCGAGTGCAGCAGGCGAAGACGGTGCGGGTGCTACAGCCAAAGCAGGTGgcgtcgtcgtggagacaggcggcGTCATCGTGGAAACAGGCGCTGGAACAGCAGACGAAGCCAGCGCTGGAGCTTGgagcgtcagccgaggagcaggaactGGTGCTGACGCCAGCCGAGGTGCAGGCACTGgtgccagccgaggagcagggACTGGTGTCAGCCGGGGAGCAGGCACTGGTGTTAGCCggggtgcaggcactggtaccaGCCGGGGTGCAGGTATTGGTACCAGCCGGGGTGCAGGTACTGGAGTGGAATCCAGCATTgtgtcaggtgctggagtgtgatccagcacagagtccggtgctggagtggaatccagcaaaaagtcaggtgctggagtgggatccagacctGGACTAG
- the LOC133560571 gene encoding beta-2-microglobulin-like isoform X2 encodes MGCSPPKVHVYSANPAMFGEQNMVICHVSEFHPPDIHIKLFKNGKEIKEAVLTDLSFKKNWHFHLTKHVETTLVQGDKFMCEVIHGTSASKYFDWEVNM; translated from the exons aTGGGTTGTA GTCCACCAAAAGTTCATGTTTACAGCGCCAACCCAGCAATGTTTGGGGAGCAAAACATGGTGATCTGTCACGTGAGCGAATTCCATCCCCCTGACATCCACATCAAGCTGTTCAAGAATGGAAAGGAGATCAAGGAGGCCGTCCTGACCGATCTGAGCTTCAAGAAGAACTGGCACTTCCATCTGACCAAGCACGTTGAGACTACACTTGTGCAAGGAGACAAGTTCATGTGTGAAGTCATTCATGGAACAAGTGCCTCAAAATACTTTGACTGGG aggtCAACATGTAA
- the LOC133560571 gene encoding beta-2-microglobulin-like isoform X1, translating into MKVPAFLLVLAAVYWVVDSKFSPPKVHVYSANPAMFGEQNMVICHVSEFHPPDIHIKLFKNGKEIKEAVLTDLSFKKNWHFHLTKHVETTLVQGDKFMCEVIHGTSASKYFDWEVNM; encoded by the exons ATGAAGGTTCCAGCATTTTTGCTTGTCCTGGCTGCCGTTTACTGGGTAGTGGACTCCAAATTCA GTCCACCAAAAGTTCATGTTTACAGCGCCAACCCAGCAATGTTTGGGGAGCAAAACATGGTGATCTGTCACGTGAGCGAATTCCATCCCCCTGACATCCACATCAAGCTGTTCAAGAATGGAAAGGAGATCAAGGAGGCCGTCCTGACCGATCTGAGCTTCAAGAAGAACTGGCACTTCCATCTGACCAAGCACGTTGAGACTACACTTGTGCAAGGAGACAAGTTCATGTGTGAAGTCATTCATGGAACAAGTGCCTCAAAATACTTTGACTGGG aggtCAACATGTAA